A section of the Catalinimonas alkaloidigena genome encodes:
- the glk gene encoding glucokinase produces MLDTETLTSVVSVPVAFPSATPFCGNVLAVDVGGTKTDVALVRFAEGRATPLAQHTYASAAYASLIELLDHFRTMAPAPDRLSLGVAGPVVAGKAQTTNLPWTVDAAQLSQHWNGIPVSLLNDLEASAYGLAALPAHDFAVLCPGTPSAEGNAAILSPGTGLGEAGLFWDGERYRPFPTEGGHADFAPRTEQDARLWRYLREQFGHVSWERLVSGPGLVNIYTFLKEVERRPVPAWLADHPSDASLAKAISEGAMRQQCPICLETMQLFVHYLAQEAANLVLKLKATGGLFIGGGIVPRIRPLVTPDAFLPRFLQVGRLRPLLEKVPVYVVLNQQTALWGAAQYGAHAVPSE; encoded by the coding sequence ATGCTCGATACCGAAACCCTTACTTCCGTTGTTTCTGTCCCCGTCGCGTTTCCGTCGGCCACGCCCTTTTGCGGCAACGTGCTGGCGGTAGACGTAGGCGGAACCAAAACCGATGTGGCCCTGGTGCGTTTTGCCGAGGGCCGGGCTACCCCGCTGGCGCAGCATACGTACGCGTCGGCGGCCTATGCATCCCTGATCGAATTGTTGGACCATTTTCGGACGATGGCCCCGGCGCCGGATCGCCTCAGCCTTGGCGTGGCGGGTCCCGTCGTGGCCGGAAAAGCGCAGACCACCAACCTGCCCTGGACGGTCGACGCCGCGCAACTGAGTCAGCACTGGAACGGTATTCCCGTCTCGTTGCTGAACGATCTGGAAGCCAGTGCGTACGGACTGGCTGCGCTGCCCGCACACGACTTCGCGGTGCTCTGCCCCGGCACGCCGTCGGCGGAGGGGAATGCGGCCATCCTTTCGCCCGGCACCGGTCTGGGCGAAGCCGGTCTGTTTTGGGACGGCGAACGTTACCGGCCATTTCCTACCGAAGGGGGACATGCCGACTTTGCACCACGAACCGAACAGGACGCGCGGCTCTGGCGCTACCTCCGCGAGCAGTTTGGGCACGTGAGCTGGGAACGGCTGGTTTCCGGCCCCGGTCTGGTGAACATTTACACCTTTCTGAAAGAGGTAGAACGCCGTCCGGTACCGGCTTGGCTGGCCGACCACCCCTCGGACGCGTCACTGGCCAAGGCCATCAGCGAGGGTGCGATGCGGCAGCAATGCCCGATTTGCCTGGAGACGATGCAATTGTTTGTGCATTACCTGGCGCAGGAGGCAGCCAATCTGGTGCTGAAACTGAAAGCCACCGGTGGACTCTTTATCGGCGGCGGCATTGTGCCGCGCATCCGCCCGCTGGTCACCCCCGATGCATTTTTGCCGCGCTTTTTGCAGGTGGGGCGGCTGCGTCCGCTTCTGGAAAAAGTGCCTGTGTACGTGGTGCTCAACCAGCAAACGGCCTTGTGGGGAGCCGCTCAGTACGGCGCCCATGCCGTGCCATCGGAGTGA
- a CDS encoding AI-2E family transporter, with the protein MRSPSSSLLFWLQLILFGGLILYFGQTVWVTLSFAFLISFVLYPFCRWLERRRVPRSLSIGFALLAFVLVVAGVAVLLIRQLMQFRQLWPALSAKVTGQLHRLTDYLDALLQAGQDDRQQWLSSALSSALQHTVGQLPGVLYSTSVSAVLVLLIPIFAALILFYRDLLVTSVLHLAPPHWRNAFATALPEVINTYYNFIKGMALVYLAVGILNSLGLLLLGVPQAIFFGFMASVLTFIPYVGITVGALLPMAVAWLTYDSLYYPLGVVVVFVIVQLLEANVIFPVAVGYKLRINTLVLLLVILAGGLLWGTAGMILFIPFVGILKLFSERVPAWKPLALLLGTHEDPPSSTRKAA; encoded by the coding sequence ATGCGCTCCCCTTCCTCATCGCTGCTGTTCTGGCTGCAACTGATCCTGTTCGGTGGCCTGATTCTGTACTTCGGCCAGACCGTGTGGGTGACGCTCAGCTTTGCATTTCTGATCAGTTTTGTGCTGTATCCGTTCTGCCGTTGGCTGGAACGCCGGCGCGTGCCGCGGTCACTGTCCATTGGCTTCGCGCTGCTGGCGTTTGTATTGGTGGTGGCCGGGGTGGCGGTGTTGCTGATCCGCCAACTGATGCAGTTCCGGCAACTCTGGCCGGCGTTGTCGGCAAAGGTGACCGGGCAACTCCACCGGCTGACGGATTACCTCGATGCCCTGTTGCAGGCAGGACAGGACGACCGCCAGCAGTGGCTTTCGTCGGCACTCTCCAGCGCCCTGCAGCATACTGTTGGGCAGTTACCCGGCGTGCTTTATTCCACCTCGGTGTCGGCCGTACTGGTGCTGTTGATTCCGATCTTTGCGGCGCTGATTCTTTTTTACCGTGACCTGTTGGTCACGTCTGTGCTGCACCTGGCCCCGCCCCACTGGCGAAATGCCTTTGCGACAGCACTTCCGGAGGTCATCAACACGTATTACAATTTTATCAAGGGGATGGCGCTGGTCTACCTGGCCGTGGGCATTCTCAACAGCCTGGGCCTGCTGCTGCTTGGCGTGCCTCAGGCGATTTTCTTTGGCTTTATGGCCTCGGTGCTCACCTTCATTCCGTACGTGGGCATCACGGTGGGCGCGCTGCTGCCGATGGCAGTTGCCTGGCTCACGTACGACTCGCTCTACTATCCGCTGGGGGTGGTCGTGGTGTTTGTGATCGTGCAACTCCTGGAAGCCAACGTCATTTTTCCCGTGGCCGTGGGGTATAAGCTCCGCATCAATACGCTCGTGTTGCTTCTGGTGATTCTGGCGGGTGGCCTCCTTTGGGGAACGGCCGGCATGATCCTTTTCATTCCTTTCGTCGGCATCCTGAAACTTTTCTCGGAACGGGTGCCGGCCTGGAAACCGCTGGCGCTTTTGCTCGGCACGCACGAAGATCCGCCTTCGTCTACCCGAAAAGCGGCGTAA
- a CDS encoding Hsp20/alpha crystallin family protein yields MALLHRNFPALPETDALLADLFDDERWTNFPFGNGRRFSMPAVNVLEHADRFEVEVAAPGLRKKDFRLQIDGGVLTISAETKEEHSQEAKTYTRREFNYRSFRRTFTLPDSVDAEQIRARYDGGILHLSLPKQEKARHLSSREIKIN; encoded by the coding sequence ATGGCTTTGTTACACCGCAACTTCCCTGCGCTGCCGGAAACCGATGCACTCCTGGCAGACCTGTTCGACGACGAACGTTGGACGAATTTTCCCTTCGGGAACGGCCGCCGCTTCTCCATGCCGGCGGTAAACGTGCTGGAACACGCCGACCGGTTCGAAGTGGAGGTAGCGGCACCCGGCCTCCGGAAAAAGGACTTTCGCCTCCAGATTGACGGCGGGGTGCTGACCATCAGCGCCGAAACAAAAGAAGAGCATAGCCAGGAAGCGAAAACGTATACGCGGCGCGAGTTCAACTACCGCTCGTTCCGCCGGACGTTTACCCTCCCCGACTCGGTGGATGCGGAGCAGATTCGCGCCCGCTACGACGGCGGTATCCTGCACCTGTCCTTGCCCAAACAGGAAAAAGCCCGGCATCTGTCAAGCCGGGAGATCAAGATCAACTGA
- a CDS encoding polymer-forming cytoskeletal protein: MTPFLLLLLSGLLAAPQPSTMTADETILLQEPSPGDRYLTASQVWVQAPVEGDLIVAAQTLRVQDTVRQDLMAVGGELTIEGYVGDDIRLAGGTLILNGVTQGDVMVFGGDVVVGPTARILGDLLVYAGEVRFDGHVLGKVVASGGQLHLRGIIEQGLEIQQAESLDLGGVVWGNATLSARTISVQPTAQTHGTVHYATNELIKPAPLEGWEFDPTLAPDDTRTWSFVGFAVFYLLASLLVILLMQVIFQRFLPPAAKTLFRETGKSLGYGFLYLLGLPPLIALLAASVVGIPVSLFALAAYLFSLIFGPAIAGLVLAHGFRQRYERRWRPFTTALMALLATVVVQWLFFIPLVGFLLSVLVITAAFGALLIDLRAAYLATRRQQGMLISH, encoded by the coding sequence ATGACTCCCTTCTTGCTTCTTCTGCTCAGCGGGCTGCTGGCCGCCCCGCAGCCTTCTACCATGACGGCCGACGAAACGATTCTCCTGCAGGAGCCTTCGCCGGGTGATCGTTACCTGACGGCCAGCCAGGTTTGGGTGCAAGCGCCCGTCGAGGGCGACCTGATTGTAGCAGCGCAAACCCTACGGGTGCAGGATACCGTCCGGCAGGATCTGATGGCCGTCGGCGGAGAGCTGACGATCGAAGGGTACGTCGGCGACGACATTCGCCTGGCGGGCGGCACTCTGATTCTGAACGGCGTTACCCAGGGTGACGTCATGGTGTTCGGTGGCGACGTGGTGGTGGGTCCGACGGCGCGCATTCTGGGCGATCTGCTGGTCTATGCCGGTGAGGTTCGTTTCGACGGGCACGTGCTGGGCAAGGTGGTGGCCTCGGGTGGGCAGCTCCACCTGCGGGGCATCATCGAACAAGGACTGGAAATACAACAGGCCGAGTCGCTCGACCTGGGCGGTGTCGTGTGGGGCAATGCTACCCTTTCGGCACGAACCATTTCCGTCCAGCCTACGGCACAGACCCACGGCACCGTGCATTACGCGACCAACGAGCTGATCAAACCCGCGCCTCTGGAAGGCTGGGAATTTGATCCGACCCTCGCGCCTGACGACACCCGGACGTGGAGCTTCGTCGGGTTTGCCGTCTTTTACCTGCTCGCTTCCCTGTTGGTCATTTTGCTGATGCAGGTAATTTTTCAACGTTTTCTGCCACCGGCCGCCAAAACGCTCTTCCGCGAAACCGGCAAAAGCCTGGGTTACGGTTTTTTGTATTTGCTGGGCCTCCCCCCGCTGATTGCGCTGCTGGCCGCTTCGGTCGTGGGCATTCCGGTATCCCTGTTTGCCCTGGCGGCCTACCTGTTCAGTTTGATTTTTGGCCCTGCCATCGCCGGGCTGGTGCTGGCGCACGGGTTCCGGCAGCGTTACGAACGCCGCTGGCGCCCTTTCACCACGGCGCTGATGGCCCTTCTGGCGACGGTGGTGGTGCAGTGGCTGTTCTTCATCCCGCTGGTCGGGTTTCTGCTGAGCGTGCTGGTAATTACGGCTGCGTTCGGCGCACTGCTGATCGACCTGCGGGCGGCCTACCTGGCTACCCGACGCCAGCAGGGAATGCTTATTTCACACTGA
- a CDS encoding BON domain-containing protein translates to MNTDSRVQQELLQRFWQAPGISTAGVSLTVREGIVTLRGHVADLRQKCRLEDLVQHHPGVRAMVVALRVPLAETPLTDDQDLAQRAVSEVAPYEVPQVKIKVEAGRITLRGEVPESDLKEELLAAVARLAGVRGVINRLVVHPVVSAPDVEARIREAFERSALQDADRVGVEVRADNVILRGQVRSWQERRDAAAAAWSVPGVLHVEDHLVVVEC, encoded by the coding sequence ATGAACACCGACAGTCGCGTACAGCAGGAACTCCTGCAGCGGTTTTGGCAAGCACCCGGCATCAGCACCGCAGGGGTAAGCCTCACGGTCCGCGAGGGCATTGTGACGCTGCGCGGACACGTCGCTGACCTGCGCCAGAAGTGCCGCCTCGAAGACCTTGTGCAGCACCATCCGGGGGTTCGGGCGATGGTCGTCGCGCTGCGGGTGCCGCTGGCCGAAACCCCATTGACCGACGACCAAGACCTGGCGCAACGCGCCGTATCTGAAGTAGCGCCGTACGAGGTGCCGCAGGTGAAAATCAAGGTCGAAGCGGGTCGCATAACCCTGCGCGGCGAAGTACCCGAAAGTGATCTGAAAGAGGAGCTGTTGGCGGCCGTAGCGCGTCTGGCCGGGGTGCGTGGGGTGATCAATCGTCTGGTGGTGCACCCGGTTGTGAGCGCCCCCGACGTCGAAGCCCGAATCCGGGAGGCGTTTGAGCGCAGTGCCCTGCAAGATGCCGACCGGGTTGGAGTGGAAGTGCGCGCCGACAACGTCATTCTGCGGGGGCAAGTCCGCTCCTGGCAGGAACGTCGCGATGCCGCGGCGGCGGCGTGGTCGGTGCCGGGCGTCCTGCACGTAGAAGACCACCTGGTTGTGGTCGAGTGCTGA
- a CDS encoding 1-phosphofructokinase family hexose kinase: MKKIVTLTLNPALDKSATVAELVPERKLRCDRPYFNAGGGGINVARVVRRLGGEALSLFLSGGPAGQHLEALLAQEKVPYQAIPIRGWTRENLTVVVTSTQQQYRFLMPGPQVQADEGTQVLHILRKALTGAHYLVASGSLPPGLSPDFYGKVAQLAHEQGVRFILDTSGEPLLHAARQGVYLLKPNLNELASLTGRDSIDAPTQERLARQLLEQNMCQVAVVSLGPRGAMVVTSEGIAYVAAPTVKPRGTVGAGDSLVGGLVWCLANGDALLDAVQYGVACGSAATLHAGTELCRKEDADRLFQWVRTSAVAQPASSPTFR, translated from the coding sequence ATGAAAAAGATTGTGACCCTGACCCTGAATCCGGCGCTCGACAAGAGCGCTACCGTAGCCGAGCTGGTTCCGGAACGTAAACTGCGGTGCGACCGACCTTACTTTAACGCGGGGGGCGGGGGCATCAACGTGGCGCGGGTGGTGCGTCGGCTGGGTGGAGAAGCGCTGAGCTTGTTCCTGAGTGGCGGACCTGCCGGGCAACACCTGGAAGCCCTGCTGGCGCAGGAAAAAGTGCCCTACCAGGCGATTCCGATCCGTGGCTGGACACGCGAAAACCTGACCGTGGTGGTCACCAGCACCCAGCAGCAGTACCGCTTTCTGATGCCCGGCCCGCAGGTGCAGGCCGACGAAGGAACTCAGGTGCTGCACATCCTGCGGAAAGCCCTCACCGGGGCGCACTACCTTGTGGCCAGCGGCAGCCTGCCGCCGGGCCTTTCCCCCGATTTCTACGGAAAGGTGGCCCAGCTGGCGCACGAACAAGGCGTGCGCTTCATTCTGGATACCTCAGGCGAGCCTCTGTTGCACGCCGCCCGGCAGGGCGTCTACCTGTTGAAACCGAACCTGAACGAACTCGCTTCGCTAACCGGCCGCGATAGCATCGACGCCCCCACGCAGGAACGACTGGCCCGGCAGCTGCTGGAACAGAACATGTGCCAGGTGGCCGTGGTATCGCTCGGGCCCCGGGGTGCCATGGTGGTCACTTCCGAAGGCATTGCCTACGTAGCGGCCCCGACGGTAAAACCGCGCGGCACGGTCGGAGCGGGCGACAGCCTGGTCGGGGGCTTGGTGTGGTGCCTGGCGAACGGCGACGCTCTGCTGGACGCAGTGCAATACGGTGTCGCCTGCGGTTCGGCCGCTACCCTGCACGCCGGCACGGAGCTCTGCCGGAAAGAAGACGCCGACCGGCTGTTCCAGTGGGTGCGCACTTCCGCCGTTGCCCAGCCGGCTTCCTCGCCGACGTTTCGCTAA
- a CDS encoding universal stress protein, which yields MISRILVPTDFSPAANNALRYAVGLARQLDARLTVLTVYEVPIHVYPIYSTQTVMLEERVQKQARTEAIDRQLIELEAEFLAHQAVPYELARQIGPIEETLENVATHGGYDLVVMGAEGATGLAALLGSTTTHLMRRVSVPVLAVPAQARYQGINRMLLAADYQEDIELEAYRPLVRLAQACQAHVDVLYVLGKYEWLSEAEVEAGRDLKQLLQAVPHTFRIERYSDVETGILTHLQAHPADLLAMMPQQHTLFERLLERSHTTHLCFRTHVPLLTFRA from the coding sequence ATGATCTCCCGTATTTTAGTACCGACCGATTTTTCACCTGCTGCGAACAACGCCCTGCGGTATGCCGTCGGGCTGGCCCGGCAACTGGACGCCAGGCTGACGGTACTGACCGTCTACGAAGTGCCCATTCACGTCTATCCGATCTACTCGACGCAGACCGTTATGCTGGAAGAACGCGTGCAAAAGCAGGCGCGTACCGAGGCCATCGACCGGCAACTGATCGAACTGGAAGCCGAATTCCTGGCCCATCAAGCCGTACCGTACGAATTGGCCCGTCAGATCGGACCGATAGAAGAAACGCTGGAAAACGTGGCAACGCATGGCGGGTACGATTTGGTCGTGATGGGTGCGGAAGGTGCTACCGGACTGGCCGCCCTGTTGGGCAGCACTACCACGCACCTGATGCGACGCGTCTCGGTGCCGGTGTTGGCCGTGCCCGCGCAGGCGCGTTATCAGGGCATCAACCGCATGCTGCTGGCCGCCGACTATCAGGAAGACATCGAACTGGAGGCGTACCGACCACTTGTCCGGTTGGCCCAAGCGTGCCAGGCTCACGTCGATGTGCTGTACGTGCTGGGCAAGTACGAGTGGCTCTCGGAGGCCGAAGTCGAGGCGGGGCGTGACCTGAAACAGCTGCTGCAGGCGGTTCCCCACACGTTCCGGATCGAACGCTACAGCGACGTAGAAACGGGCATTCTGACGCATTTGCAAGCGCATCCGGCCGACCTGCTGGCGATGATGCCCCAGCAGCACACGCTCTTTGAGCGGTTGCTGGAAAGGAGCCACACCACACACCTCTGCTTTCGGACCCACGTCCCCCTGTTGACCTTCCGAGCCTGA
- a CDS encoding Hsp20/alpha crystallin family protein has protein sequence MLHTNDTFHRIGDRLGHLIDTDHFLGRSAFDELRFSYPPTNCTQAIKGYDLEVALPGFRKEEISVSVEQHILKVRAQKPAAADEKPNLVRQEIDMTYQQRDFALPTGIDEGRIEASYQNGLLHIYLPNLEASAAPAHRQVAVQ, from the coding sequence ATGTTACACACAAATGACACCTTTCACCGCATCGGCGACCGCCTGGGTCACTTGATTGACACAGATCATTTTCTGGGTCGGAGCGCTTTCGACGAACTCCGTTTCTCGTATCCCCCGACCAACTGCACACAGGCCATCAAAGGATACGACCTCGAAGTGGCTTTGCCGGGTTTCCGGAAAGAAGAAATCTCGGTCTCGGTCGAGCAGCACATCCTGAAAGTGCGGGCCCAAAAGCCGGCCGCCGCGGACGAAAAGCCGAACCTGGTTCGCCAGGAAATCGACATGACCTACCAGCAACGCGACTTTGCCCTGCCGACCGGCATTGACGAGGGGCGCATCGAGGCGAGCTATCAGAACGGCCTCCTGCACATTTACCTGCCCAACCTCGAAGCCAGTGCCGCGCCTGCCCACCGGCAGGTTGCCGTTCAGTAA
- the ppsA gene encoding phosphoenolpyruvate synthase, with protein sequence MTLIRYFHEIDLKSLPQVGGKNASLGEMYQNLSAEGIQVPDGFATTAEAYRLFLDENNLRTPLRKCLARLDRNDFSNLTKVGEQARELMRQAHLPAVLEQALQEGYDYLANRYGHGVALAVRSSATAEDLPEASFAGQQESFLNVKSYQELLEKCHRCFVSLYTDRAIKYREDQGFEHEPVALSVGVQLMVRSDQGASGVIFTLDPNTGFDRVVLLTGAWGLGENVVQGSVNPDEFYVFKPTLQQGRPAILSRRLGSKLQTMMTCTDGSSGIVNLDTPTEKRDQFVLSDDEVTLLARWSLRIEKHYGRPMDIEWAKDGYTGKLFIVQARPETVHSSQRSGRAATLSTYTLQEKGPVLCQGIGLGNRIASGRARILHSPSEAHKLQEGEILVTPMTNPDWDPILKKAAGIVTNQGGRTSHAAIVAREVGAVAVVGTGNATSTIRDGQEVTLSCAEGARGVVYDGKLAWEEKALDLTDIDLPQTQVMLILGDPDQAFQLAQYPHRGIGLMRMEFIINNAIQIHPMALKQFAQLEDEAVKARIEALTRHYPDKEAYFVEKLAEAVATIAAAFHPHDVIVRMSDFKSNEYANLIGGHLFEPQEANPMLGFRGASRYYHPRYQPGFELECRALRQVRDVMGLENVKVMIPFCRTFEEARRVIDIMAQCGLERGQNGLELYMMVELPSNVMQAEAFAAYFDGFSIGSNDLTQLTLGIDRDSDLLSGLFRANDPAVKAMIAMVIASAHKTHTKIGLCGQAPSDDPTFAQFLVEEGIDSVSFNPDALIEGIRNIHQAESTRVHA encoded by the coding sequence ATGACACTGATTCGCTATTTCCACGAAATTGACCTGAAGAGCCTGCCGCAGGTGGGCGGAAAAAATGCCTCGCTCGGCGAAATGTACCAGAATCTCTCGGCGGAGGGCATCCAGGTGCCCGACGGATTTGCGACCACCGCCGAGGCGTACCGTCTGTTCCTGGACGAAAACAACCTCCGAACGCCGCTTCGGAAATGCCTCGCGCGCCTGGACCGCAACGATTTTTCCAACCTGACGAAAGTCGGCGAACAGGCGCGGGAGCTCATGCGTCAGGCACATCTCCCTGCGGTGCTCGAACAGGCCCTGCAGGAAGGATACGACTACCTGGCGAACCGCTACGGGCACGGCGTGGCGCTGGCAGTCCGCAGTAGCGCCACAGCCGAAGACCTGCCGGAGGCCAGTTTTGCCGGGCAACAGGAGTCGTTTCTGAACGTGAAGAGCTATCAGGAGCTGCTGGAAAAATGCCACCGGTGTTTCGTTTCGCTCTACACGGACCGCGCCATCAAGTACCGCGAAGACCAGGGATTCGAGCACGAGCCGGTGGCGTTGTCGGTCGGGGTGCAGCTCATGGTGCGATCGGACCAGGGCGCTTCGGGGGTGATTTTTACCCTCGATCCCAACACCGGGTTCGACCGCGTGGTGCTGCTGACGGGCGCCTGGGGCCTGGGCGAGAATGTGGTACAGGGATCGGTCAATCCGGACGAATTCTACGTATTCAAACCGACGCTGCAACAGGGCCGGCCCGCGATTCTGTCGCGTCGCCTTGGTAGCAAGCTACAGACCATGATGACCTGCACCGACGGGAGCAGCGGCATCGTGAACCTGGATACGCCCACCGAAAAGCGCGACCAGTTTGTGCTGAGTGACGACGAGGTCACCTTGCTGGCACGCTGGTCATTGCGCATCGAAAAGCACTACGGCCGCCCGATGGACATTGAGTGGGCTAAAGATGGCTACACCGGCAAATTGTTCATTGTTCAGGCCCGCCCCGAAACGGTACACAGCAGCCAGCGATCCGGCCGGGCCGCTACGCTGTCGACCTACACTCTGCAAGAAAAAGGACCGGTGCTGTGCCAGGGCATTGGCCTGGGCAACCGAATCGCCTCCGGCCGGGCTCGCATTCTGCACAGTCCGTCGGAAGCCCACAAGCTACAGGAAGGCGAGATTCTGGTAACCCCCATGACCAATCCCGACTGGGACCCCATCCTGAAAAAAGCCGCGGGCATTGTCACCAACCAGGGCGGGCGCACCAGCCACGCAGCCATTGTGGCGCGCGAAGTAGGCGCCGTCGCGGTGGTAGGCACTGGCAACGCCACGTCGACCATTCGGGATGGACAGGAGGTGACGCTTTCCTGTGCGGAAGGCGCACGCGGCGTGGTGTACGACGGGAAGCTGGCCTGGGAAGAAAAGGCACTAGACTTGACCGACATTGACTTGCCGCAGACGCAGGTGATGCTGATTCTGGGAGACCCGGATCAGGCCTTCCAACTGGCCCAGTACCCCCACCGGGGCATCGGGCTGATGCGGATGGAGTTCATCATCAACAACGCCATCCAGATTCACCCGATGGCGCTCAAACAGTTTGCGCAGCTTGAAGACGAGGCCGTAAAGGCGCGCATTGAAGCGCTGACGCGTCATTATCCGGACAAGGAAGCCTATTTTGTCGAGAAGCTGGCCGAAGCGGTGGCGACCATTGCGGCGGCGTTCCACCCTCATGACGTCATCGTGCGGATGTCGGATTTCAAGTCCAACGAGTACGCCAACCTGATCGGCGGGCACTTGTTTGAGCCGCAGGAGGCCAACCCGATGCTGGGTTTCCGGGGCGCGTCGCGCTATTACCACCCGCGTTACCAGCCCGGCTTTGAGCTGGAATGCCGCGCCTTGCGGCAGGTGCGGGACGTGATGGGGCTGGAAAACGTCAAGGTGATGATTCCCTTCTGCCGTACGTTTGAAGAGGCACGCCGGGTGATCGACATCATGGCCCAGTGCGGCCTGGAGCGGGGGCAGAACGGTCTGGAGTTGTACATGATGGTGGAGTTGCCCAGCAACGTGATGCAGGCCGAAGCCTTTGCCGCGTATTTCGATGGCTTTTCCATCGGTTCCAACGACCTGACGCAACTCACACTGGGCATCGACCGGGACTCCGATCTACTGAGCGGCCTGTTTCGGGCCAACGATCCCGCCGTCAAAGCCATGATTGCAATGGTGATTGCGTCGGCCCACAAAACCCATACGAAGATCGGCTTGTGCGGGCAGGCCCCCAGCGACGACCCGACGTTCGCGCAGTTCTTGGTAGAAGAAGGCATCGATAGCGTATCGTTCAATCCCGATGCGCTGATCGAAGGCATTCGCAACATCCACCAGGCCGAAAGTACCCGCGTACACGCCTAA
- a CDS encoding DUF1641 domain-containing protein — protein MSTYSPPPTQRSTPTQPSAATLETILAKLETMEQTLQQLAHVMSPVPDAMATATDLLDAYAARQQEQGQDPEENTRQALLLLERLTRSHTLHHLQTLLQVADQSPELVAHLVDLTDTWADQAADRGIDLEDRLKRLQALVVQATAPLVLEKAEALVALTAQADELMSFAVDQVDDSIRTLQDRGLDPHALADDGLQLMAMLAAAYRQTKQAPPRSVGPLGLLKALSDPDFQKFLGFVTQLGKHVGQQL, from the coding sequence ATGAGCACCTACTCACCGCCCCCGACCCAACGCAGCACACCGACCCAACCGTCGGCAGCAACGCTGGAGACGATTCTCGCCAAGCTGGAAACGATGGAGCAGACGTTGCAGCAGCTCGCACACGTGATGAGTCCCGTGCCGGATGCGATGGCCACCGCCACCGATCTGCTGGATGCGTACGCCGCCCGACAACAGGAACAGGGACAGGACCCGGAAGAGAACACCCGGCAAGCGTTGTTGTTGCTGGAGCGCCTGACCCGCTCCCACACCCTGCACCACCTCCAGACGCTGCTGCAGGTCGCCGACCAGTCGCCTGAGCTGGTGGCACACCTGGTGGACCTGACCGACACCTGGGCCGATCAGGCGGCCGACCGTGGCATTGACCTGGAAGACCGGCTTAAACGCCTGCAGGCGTTGGTCGTGCAGGCCACCGCGCCGCTGGTGCTGGAAAAAGCCGAAGCCCTGGTGGCCCTGACGGCACAGGCCGATGAACTGATGAGTTTCGCAGTCGATCAGGTGGACGATTCTATCCGGACGTTACAGGACCGGGGACTCGACCCGCATGCCCTGGCCGACGACGGTTTACAACTTATGGCTATGCTGGCGGCAGCCTACCGGCAGACAAAACAAGCGCCGCCACGCAGTGTAGGCCCGCTGGGGCTGTTGAAAGCCCTGTCCGATCCGGATTTTCAGAAGTTTCTGGGGTTTGTCACCCAACTGGGAAAGCACGTAGGGCAACAGTTGTAA